A single Gemmatimonas sp. UBA7669 DNA region contains:
- the bcp gene encoding thioredoxin-dependent thiol peroxidase: protein MSLVVGRMAPNFTLPTDSGEPLTLKSLRGQWVVVFCYPQDDTPACTAEACAFRDAWAEFEEMGAVVLGLSPDSVARHQRFKAKHTLPYTLLADEDHRVLEKWGVWAPKKLYGREYMGVVRTTVIIDPAGRVASVFEKVKVAGHIEAVAAELRQRIRRRRPAAIA, encoded by the coding sequence ATGTCACTCGTTGTGGGGCGCATGGCCCCGAACTTCACGCTGCCCACCGATTCCGGTGAGCCGCTCACGCTCAAGTCACTGCGCGGACAGTGGGTGGTGGTGTTCTGCTATCCGCAGGACGACACGCCGGCCTGCACCGCAGAGGCCTGCGCGTTTCGCGACGCCTGGGCCGAGTTCGAAGAGATGGGTGCCGTGGTGCTGGGCCTCAGCCCCGACTCCGTCGCCAGACATCAGCGATTCAAGGCCAAACACACCTTGCCATACACGCTGCTGGCCGACGAGGACCACCGCGTGCTCGAGAAGTGGGGCGTGTGGGCACCCAAGAAGCTCTACGGCCGTGAGTACATGGGCGTGGTGCGCACGACTGTGATTATTGACCCGGCGGGTCGTGTAGCCAGCGTCTTTGAGAAGGTCAAAGTGGCTGGCCACATCGAGGCCGTTGCCGCCGAGCTGCGTCAGCGCATCAGGCGGAGACGGCCGGCTGCCATCGCGTGA
- the gcvT gene encoding glycine cleavage system aminomethyltransferase GcvT, with protein sequence MTADSTTALKRTPLHDVHVALGAKIVPFAGYEMPVQYPAGITAEHKAVRETCGMFDVSHMGEVIVRGPDAIRFVSSVTSNDVSALAVGQIQYSTLLRADGTIVDDLLVYRFPDHLMLVINASNRDKDIAHLEANRAGFDCSLTDVSDATALLAVQGPEAPAIVAALASVPLDGIKYYWFVEGQVAGVPCIISRTGYTGELGFELYFDAAQASTVWAAIMAGGRVTPCGLGCRDTLRLEAGMSLYGNELDDRTTPLEAGLNWLVKLGKAEPFLGKDVLLRQHSEGTDRKLVGFTFEERAIPRHGYPVVYGDVVVGEVCSGTMSPTLGIPIGTCYLPTAAAVEGTTFEVDIRGKRVPARVVKLPFYKRPGKA encoded by the coding sequence ATGACTGCTGATAGCACCACTGCGCTCAAGCGCACGCCGCTTCACGACGTGCACGTCGCCCTCGGCGCCAAGATCGTGCCCTTCGCCGGCTACGAAATGCCCGTCCAGTATCCCGCCGGCATCACGGCCGAGCACAAGGCGGTGCGCGAGACCTGCGGCATGTTCGACGTGTCGCATATGGGCGAAGTCATCGTGCGTGGGCCTGATGCCATTCGTTTCGTCTCGTCGGTGACGAGCAACGACGTCTCGGCGCTGGCCGTGGGGCAGATTCAGTACAGCACGCTGCTGCGCGCCGATGGCACGATTGTCGACGACCTCCTGGTGTATCGCTTTCCCGATCACCTCATGCTGGTCATCAACGCCAGCAATCGAGACAAGGACATCGCGCATCTCGAGGCCAACCGCGCCGGCTTCGACTGCAGCTTGACGGATGTGTCCGACGCCACCGCGCTGCTGGCCGTGCAGGGCCCCGAGGCGCCAGCCATTGTCGCGGCGCTGGCCAGCGTGCCGCTCGACGGCATCAAGTACTACTGGTTTGTCGAGGGGCAGGTGGCGGGCGTGCCCTGCATCATCTCACGCACCGGCTACACGGGTGAACTCGGTTTCGAGTTGTACTTCGACGCCGCGCAGGCGAGCACGGTGTGGGCCGCCATCATGGCTGGTGGCCGTGTAACGCCCTGCGGACTCGGGTGCCGCGACACGCTGCGTCTCGAGGCCGGCATGAGTCTTTACGGCAACGAGCTCGACGATCGCACCACGCCGCTCGAGGCCGGGCTCAACTGGCTCGTCAAGCTGGGCAAGGCTGAGCCCTTCCTCGGCAAGGACGTGCTGCTGCGCCAGCACAGTGAAGGCACCGACCGCAAGCTCGTCGGCTTCACGTTCGAAGAGCGCGCCATTCCGCGGCACGGCTATCCCGTGGTGTACGGCGACGTGGTGGTCGGTGAAGTCTGCAGCGGCACCATGAGCCCCACGCTGGGCATACCCATCGGCACCTGTTATCTGCCGACGGCCGCCGCCGTGGAAGGCACCACCTTCGAAGTGGATATCCGCGGCAAGCGCGTGCCCGCGCGCGTGGTCAAGCTCCCCTTCTACAAGCGTCCAGGCAAGGCGTGA
- a CDS encoding MBL fold metallo-hydrolase, translated as MLVRQIFDPALAQYAYLIGCPRSGEAIVIDPERDIDRYYDVAERHKLRIVAAADTHIHADYLSGLREFAERGVRVYASDEGGPEWRYEWLLDSSYDYRLLKHDDHFKVGNIEFVAVHTPGHTPEHLVYEVIDHGSGATEPVGVVSGDFVFVGDLGRPDLLENAAGHAGSMIPAAQQLYRSLARFRRLPEFTQVWPAHGAGSACGKSLGDVPSSTVGYELRFNPALRSATSETDFISYILSGQPEPPFYFARMKRDNKVGPKVIGAVPGLPHLPSRELSALAGRSDVVVVDTRPRGEFIKGHLPKSLLAEWEFQFVNITGSYIEEGTPIYLIIEPSQVDEATRLLLRIGLDKLVGYFTPADFAAYVAGGGSAATLEAISMAEMEERRVAGGVRVLDVRGKVDFDTAQVTGAQNIAHTRLLARLGELPNDAPVLVHCASGARAVHASAFLARHGYTPSTVADSFTRWQPAVSA; from the coding sequence ATGCTCGTCCGCCAGATCTTCGACCCGGCCCTGGCTCAGTATGCGTACCTGATCGGCTGCCCGCGCAGCGGTGAAGCCATCGTCATAGACCCCGAACGCGACATTGATCGCTACTACGACGTGGCCGAACGGCACAAGCTGCGCATCGTGGCGGCGGCCGACACGCATATCCATGCGGACTATCTGTCGGGCTTGCGGGAGTTCGCCGAGCGGGGCGTGCGGGTCTACGCCAGCGACGAGGGCGGGCCGGAGTGGCGCTACGAGTGGCTGCTCGACTCGTCGTATGACTATCGGCTGCTCAAGCACGATGACCACTTCAAGGTGGGCAACATAGAATTTGTCGCCGTGCACACGCCCGGCCATACGCCGGAACATCTCGTGTACGAGGTTATCGACCACGGGTCGGGTGCCACGGAGCCTGTCGGTGTGGTGTCGGGCGACTTTGTGTTTGTGGGCGACCTGGGTCGGCCCGACTTGCTGGAGAACGCAGCAGGCCACGCGGGCAGCATGATTCCGGCGGCGCAGCAACTCTACCGCTCACTGGCGCGTTTCCGCAGACTGCCGGAGTTCACGCAGGTGTGGCCCGCCCATGGTGCCGGCAGTGCCTGCGGCAAGTCACTGGGTGATGTGCCCTCGTCCACGGTGGGATACGAGCTGCGCTTCAATCCGGCGCTGCGTTCGGCCACATCGGAGACGGATTTCATCTCCTACATTCTGAGCGGACAGCCCGAACCGCCGTTCTACTTTGCGCGCATGAAGCGGGACAACAAGGTGGGGCCCAAGGTCATTGGCGCCGTGCCAGGACTGCCCCACCTTCCCTCACGCGAGTTGAGTGCCCTGGCGGGTCGCAGTGACGTGGTGGTGGTGGACACGCGGCCGCGCGGAGAGTTCATCAAGGGGCATCTACCCAAGTCGTTGTTGGCCGAGTGGGAGTTCCAGTTCGTCAACATCACCGGCTCGTACATCGAGGAAGGCACGCCGATCTATCTCATCATCGAGCCCTCACAGGTGGATGAAGCGACGCGTCTGCTGCTGCGTATTGGCCTCGACAAGCTGGTAGGCTACTTCACGCCTGCGGACTTTGCGGCCTACGTGGCCGGCGGCGGTTCGGCCGCAACGCTCGAGGCCATCAGCATGGCGGAGATGGAGGAACGTCGTGTGGCTGGTGGCGTGCGTGTGCTCGACGTGCGCGGCAAGGTGGACTTTGACACAGCGCAGGTGACGGGCGCGCAGAACATTGCGCATACGCGTCTCTTGGCGCGACTTGGTGAGCTACCCAACGATGCGCCGGTGCTGGTGCACTGCGCGAGCGGTGCCCGCGCCGTGCATGCGTCAGCTTTTCTTGCCCGCCATGGTTACACGCCGAGCACGGTCGCGGATTCGTTCACGCGATGGCAGCCGGCCGTCTCCGCCTGA
- the argF gene encoding ornithine carbamoyltransferase, with translation MHPERPHRDFLNIADFSTDETFALLALAERMRTGAYTARPLAGKALAMIFMKSSTRTRMSFEVGANQLGGTAHFLSPRDVQLGRGEPIPDTARVLSRYVHGIMIRTFAHQDAQDLATYAHIPVINGLTDLSHPCQVLADVLTMQQHLGDVRGKSVAWIGDGNNMANSWIEAAAHLGFSLRLACPEGYDPDDQFLADARARGADVRLLRDPREAVDGVDVVTTDVWASMGQEEEQARRALAFALYQVDAELMARAARHAIFLHCLPAHRGEEVTAEVIDGPQSVVWDEAENRLHIQKAIMAALMGNEPLHTMG, from the coding sequence ATGCACCCCGAGCGACCGCACCGCGACTTCCTCAACATCGCCGACTTCTCGACCGACGAGACGTTTGCGTTGCTCGCGCTCGCCGAACGCATGCGCACCGGCGCCTACACCGCGCGGCCGCTGGCCGGCAAGGCGCTGGCCATGATCTTCATGAAGTCGTCCACGCGCACCCGCATGTCCTTCGAGGTGGGCGCCAATCAGCTCGGCGGTACGGCGCATTTCCTTTCGCCGCGTGACGTGCAACTGGGCCGCGGCGAACCCATCCCCGACACGGCCCGGGTGCTCTCGCGTTACGTCCACGGCATCATGATCCGCACCTTTGCGCATCAGGATGCCCAGGATCTCGCCACCTACGCGCACATCCCCGTCATCAACGGCCTCACTGACCTCTCGCATCCCTGTCAGGTGCTCGCCGATGTGCTCACCATGCAGCAGCACCTCGGCGATGTGCGCGGCAAGTCGGTGGCCTGGATTGGCGACGGCAACAACATGGCCAACTCCTGGATCGAGGCCGCCGCACATCTCGGCTTCAGCCTGCGGCTGGCCTGCCCGGAAGGCTACGACCCGGATGATCAGTTCCTCGCCGATGCCCGCGCGCGCGGCGCCGATGTGCGTCTGCTCCGCGATCCGCGCGAAGCCGTCGATGGGGTCGATGTGGTGACCACCGACGTATGGGCATCCATGGGCCAGGAGGAGGAACAAGCGCGGCGTGCGTTGGCGTTTGCCCTCTATCAGGTGGACGCGGAGCTCATGGCTCGCGCCGCACGTCACGCCATCTTCCTTCACTGTCTCCCGGCACATCGGGGTGAGGAAGTGACAGCCGAGGTTATCGACGGCCCGCAAAGCGTGGTGTGGGACGAGGCCGAGAACCGCCTGCACATCCAGAAGGCCATCATGGCCGCCCTCATGGGCAACGAGCCGCTTCACACGATGGGGTGA